ACGCCTCGACGTCATGAATCGACTCGGCCGGGCCATGGCGGACCCGACCCGCTCTCGGATCCTGATGACCCTGCTTGCCGGCCCGAGCTACCCGGCCGTGCTCTCGCGCGAGCTAGAGCTGACCCGTTCGAACGTCTCGAACCATCTGACCTGCCTGCGCGACTGCGGGATCGTCGTGGCCGAGCCCGAGGGGCGGCAGACGCGCTACGAGATCGCCGACCCGCACCTCGCGG
The Brevibacterium marinum genome window above contains:
- the cmtR gene encoding Cd(II)/Pb(II)-sensing metalloregulatory transcriptional regulator CmtR, which gives rise to MLTIASRLDVMNRLGRAMADPTRSRILMTLLAGPSYPAVLSRELELTRSNVSNHLTCLRDCGIVVAEPEGRQTRYEIADPHLAAALTALMDVTLAVDEHAPCVDAECTVPGCCESGA